CGTCATGGAAAGTAAACCAGGTTATGAGATGGTTGTATTATGCTGACCAGGTGATAGCATGTGCTTCATAATAATCATATATAATGAAGATGGAAACTAGTTGCCTCCAGTTATACTGACTGTTTCCAAGCACCGGTTAATCAGTTTTTGTATAGTTGATCAGCACATATTGTTTTTAAGTTTCACCAAATCTATCTTCTATTAACTATTTCGTTTTTGGTACTAATTTACATTAATCTTAGTAGATGGTCATTGCATCAATTTTTCATATGAAAGTGGCTTATATAGTCAAATTGGCTAAGAGAAAAACATGGGGTTGCATAAGCTACTTATTTAAAGAAGATCCAGATTGCACTTATAAGGGGAGAGGGGAATGAGGAATGAGGTCAAAATTGCTCTTGGAAAAATGGAATTTGGAACAAGATTGCCTTTGAGAGTACTCATTTTATTATTTGCATTGGGCTAAAAGATAATGCCTAATTTCTATGTTCTTTTACCTTCTCATGCTTGCAGGCATCATTTCTCTCGCTCAATCTGCACTCTCTTGCAGAACAACTTTCAAAAGCAAACTTAGCTGAAAGGCTTTTCATAGAACCAGATCTATTGCCTCCAGAAATGGTATACTTaattctttttgtttccttcatCAGTTTATTTGCCAAGAATATTCTTGTTGGTAGTCTTGGTAACAGATTAATATGTAAATATAAAAGTTTGAAAAGATGAGTTCAGTGCATTTTGCATACAATCCAACCGTCTTTTCTTCTGCTTGTTTACTTCTTGTTGCTATATCCTGTCTCATCAGTGGAACTGGAAATAAATGGGTTGGACAAATGACGAgtgcttttcttcttcttcttcttttcttggtgAGGGAGGGTCTATCAATGGAAAAGCTTAGAATCTGTAAGTGACTCATGTGCACATAAACTAACACGTCTGTAGATATGTCTAAGAGGACAAGAAAATGCTTTAACATCATGAAGAGGCAGGGGGTGTAAGTATTATAGTACGTGTATTGCTACTTTGATCCACTTTCTCAGTTAAACTGAGCACAAAGAAAATCATGTAAAGCATCCAAGGTGCAATTCAACATATGAAGAAGTAAATCAGTTAATAGCAAAGATTTAATAGCCAGAGACAGTAATTTGCTTCGTGCAGTTATTTCCTTATTGTCCATTTAGGTCATGTTTGCTGGACTTTCGATTCTGCTTCCTTCTTAACTCACTTTCCAGGGTTCCCTCCACATTTCTTTCTGGGCTCTTAAAAGCTTCTACATTGTTCTTTTATGTGTCCAAAAGTTGTTGGCTTGTTTACTTCCCTGATATATTAGTTGAATTAGCTTATTTGTGCATTACATTTATAACAGATTAATGCCAATGCTTTGTGTATCTTTGGTTGTAATTTACATTTTAACCATATTCTTCCATATAAAACGTTCTCACTTATTTGATTGAAGATATTATTACTGATCATCCCTTAAACTTGAAGTGTTTTTTTCTGAAAACCACAGCAAATTGTTAAAAATTGCTTTTGTTTCAGGTCAAATAACAAAGTAGAGAATGGTTGGTAGAAAAGAACAGGAAAAAATGgccttttttttccccaatttaagtaacaagatgaagatgattgtTGGAAAAGCAATTTGATCCCAACTTAATTGgaatatcttttcttttttctgtttctgCACAAGGTAGTTATCTTCAAGTATTGGAGGAAATTCTTTGGTCCTCGGATATTTTAAGAAGCACCTTTCCTCTATTAACTTCTTAGCAGATCTGCTGCTTTTGCTATTGTGGTTGATTATCTTGGTTTACATTGCTTTGGTGTTTAGTGTTTTCAGTTTCCATGTAACAAACAAGTTAATATTCCCATCTCAATCAAATTTATCCGAAGAAAAGCAATTCTGAAATATATGCTACGATAAACTTGACTATTGACTCAATGTACAGCTGCTATGAGCATGAGATCTTTCCTCTAtctgttttttttattttcaaaatctttttAACTTAAAGTGTACATTCTGTTGCTTACAAAAAATCATATGTGGCAGTGCACCGAGTTATATGCCAACAATGAGAAAAATCCTGATGAGCTTCAGGCTACAGGTAGTACTAAAGCTACAGAAAGCGAATTTGCTGGACAACCTTCCAGTATTATCTCTAAAGAAAATAGGAACATCCTTCTGTCTCAAGAATACATGTCATCTAACTCCAGCAGAGTCAGTCAGTTTTCTGTGCCAACTTCTATAGACCACCGAGTAGATGACCTCAAAGAAATCAGTGGAAGCACGTCAGTAAAGTTGACTTCAGGTGTTTCTATAGATTCCAGCTCTAAAAAACCATCAAGATTTGAGGCTGCAAAAGCAGAAGCAGAGCTTGATATGCTTCTTGACTCGTTTGGGGAAACAAAGTTCTTCGACTCCAGTTGGATGGCAGGGGAGTCCAGTCAGAGATCGGGTCAAGAAGAAGGTTCAACCTTTCAGTCAGTCTCAGTGGCTGCGCAACATGTGAGGGAAGGGCCTGATGCGACCTACTCTGGAAGGATGGATGCCGCCCTTGATGATAGTCTTGATGACATACTAAAAGATACATCACATCTCATAAATACGAAAGCAGTATCACCATTAAATGAGGTAAAGGCTGCTTCCAATGAAGCCCCCACTGCCTCTCAACCTCATTCCAAGTCTAAAATTTTGGATGACTTTGATTCCTGGTTAGATACAATCTAGtcatttttggaaagaaagttGGCTTCCTGTAAACTTCTTTGTTGCATTTAGTTTGTAGAATGATGTAAAAACTGTGTGTCTAGTGTCGTattcaattcaaaatttgcTTGATAAACAGTGTCAATAGCTCACGGTTACCAGTTTCAACTATTTTTGTAGAGGGACTACATAATAGCACCTTTCCAATAGGAAAAGGACAATTTTGTGACTTTATCTAATTCCTCACCTCATATCCCATTGCCACTGTATGATAATTTAATTAGTGGGCTCATGGTCAATAGTATTTGTGCAGAAATTTTTTCTGCCTGGTAGAATATCATCTGCTGACAACCAGAAATGAAATtggttctttttgttttttcccccAGCTCTAATGCTTGCTTGCTGTTTGCAGATCAAGAGGTGCTTGATAGATCTCATATGTGAATTTTCTGTGCACTGATTACACCTTTCATGTGATTGATACTTAACAACAGCAGTTTGCTATTTGTTTGATGTCTATGTATATGTCCACAAAGAAAGTTTGAGTAATATGATGTGCTTGATTTTGAAGATTTGGTCTGTTCAAGTTGGCCAATAGACGCAGGATCTGGATGAGATATGGATGCCAATGGTGAACAAATAAATACATCCCACAACTCATAAGTTGAGGCCATCATAGTAGTTAGCATTTATTTGGATAACATGTTTGACCTACCTCAGCCCAGATGTTTTGTCAGATTGCATCTTAATCTGTTCTTGCTTtctctttcctcttttttcttttttcgtggACAACTAGATAGGATATGAAACTCCTATCCCATTTTGATCTCTCTCTTTCCACCAGGGAATGGGGGTCCAATTGGCATTTTATCTCCAGATTGATTGTAAATACGTATTAAAGACAATAACGGATAGCCGAAACTTTTTAATGTGTTGTTGTCAGTGGACTTGAAAGTTGATTCCTCCACCCGCAATCATCCTGAAGTAGAaagaaatttggagttctttGTGTCTAAGACTAGTTATCTGTCCAATTTTGGATGCTATTTAATCCTGAAGTAGAAAGAAAATTGGAGTTCTTTGAGCCTAAGACAAGTTATCCATCCAATTCTGGATGCTGAGTGGTGTCAAAGCCTGATTTCTTATCCTTGTAAAAGTCTAtcaacttaacaaaaataaaaaaatcatttcaataTTTAGCACTTATCTAGATGCAATATATATAaagataaaaatatatttaagaaaatgaaaagataattgaaaaaaaagtgTCTGTAGACaatatttcaaatgaaaaataaataaatcaataacCCCTATCCAAAAGGACTAGGGAGGGGATGATTGGTGAATTGGGATCCTTCATCCGTTCTAGATTATGATAGCTTTTTTACATAGTTTTTTCACTCTAAGATCAACACTTAGAGGGGAAACtaatattcttcttttttttccccctcctaCCCTTTCATCCCTTCTCACACCCTTCATATTTTTATCTGTTCCATCTATAATTTGAACACCGAATTTGATAGTAAAGAGAACTACAATAGTCCTCTCTTGGCCACCGAATCACGAGAAACTAATTTTTTGTTCCTTACATGTGTTAAATTGCTTGATTTGACTTGTTCGTTTTTTTTGAAAGTATCTACCTAGTTATTTTGGTGCTTTGTGTTAGGGAATCAAGATGAATCATGGCTGGTTCTAGAACTCGAAGGTGATAGGCTTGAAAGGGCAATTGCCTGTTCTATAATGCAGTCGTGACTCTAAATAATGCAGACAAGAAAACTCAATAGATATGAAATGATCTTGTGACTATGTCAGCAAATAATACCGCAGAATAGAAACCGGCAAAACCATGAGGCTCTCCTGGTGGTCGTGGCCAGTGGCCACCAGCCCTGTGAGTTGCCGGTTTACTTCTTTTTCTACAAATTAGTTAATTGAACAAGATTAGTGGAGTGGATGCACTTTATATTTTTCTATgttgaaaattatttccttTTTGCTTCAATCAAATCAACAAAGATTGTCCTACCTATACTTTTATATCAATTGATAATCAACAAAtattagcttttttttttttataactcgAAACATATCCGACGCGAAACCTTTGGACCGAGCCGGCACACCAAACTGGAGAGGGAACGTCGCAGTCCACGCAACGTTTTTCCGGGCGAGTCACAAATATATTAGTTTTTCCAAGTGAGATTTGTTGTAACTAGGCAATATTAAAAGCCGCCGTGCTCTCGTCACTTTGTCAAATGTCCAAACCAAAAACAATACTAAgttagcaatttgcaagtaatTAATCAAGTATCCCGAAAGCAAATTTAGTGTTATAAATTAGTCATTTTAATTACGGAATCTAAGCAAATCAAATCCAGTTCGGTGGACTTTGTATTACTGGTATTGCTCAATATCCCAAAAAGTATGAAAATAGAGAAAAATCCattaaaatttctattttcTGAATCTCAAAACTATATAGTCCAAGTCAAGCTGATCTAAACTTTCCATCTCCTCCATTCAATTGATGAAGAAAGGTGGAAATTTGCcagaatttgaagaaaaagaaagagagaggacAATTGTTAAAAGTATGAATAAACATCAATTACAAGCAATCAAAACATCACGAATTAAAGCCACAAAGCCCCAGCCTTTTTCAAAATAGGGGTCAGCTCCCCAGTAATATGAGTAGCCATAATCCGATCCAAACCTCCGAACAACTGACCACCGATAAACACCGCCGGAAACTGCACCCGGCCACGATCTTTATCATCTCCGCCGCCGCCGTTGATCCTCTCCAGCTCCTTGATCACCTCATTTTCGTCCTCATCATCAACCTCGTACACCGGAGGATTCACACCAAGGCCTTGTAACAAACGTTTAACGACATGGCTCATGCAACAGCCGCGCTTCCCAAACACGATCACAGCGTTTTCTTTGATCGTATCCTTCAACTCCGCCTTCGAACTCTTGAGATAATGAAATGATGAAGCAGAATTACCATTGCTGGTGGCTTTACCGATTGAAAGGCTTAAAAGGCTTTCTTTTCTTGGCATTGGTAGCCATGTTTTGTATGGAAGTGCTTCTTGCATGGCTTTTTCTCGGTAGTGTGCGTACCTGAGCGTGCGGTGGTGtgtgttttggaagaaatctatGATAGTACTATATAGGATTGTGAGAATGCTTGTGTTTAAGGAATAGATGGAAGTTCTTGCTTTATATATACATCAGGAAATGGAGATGCCCGGAATCGGATCGGGTTTGGTTTTTTAGTTTCTCTTGGGTGGGTGTTTGGAGTGGGGAGGGGTGCTTTGTGGTTGGCTCGGCTGGGGTGGGGTATGTGAGTGCTGAGGTGGGGGGAGGTGACTTGAAAGAGTCCAACGTCAACGGCAGTTACGCTTTCTTACGCGTTACATAGGTTGTGGCTTACGTTTCATTATCTCACaagcaattttttttctttttttttcttttattgggTAAATTATACAAACGGTCTTGAAGGTTTCCGAAATTATGAAAGAATCCCTAAGGTTCTAAGAACTATTAAGGTCTTACCATGTAAACATTCATCGACtcgtttttgtttttgtttatcATTACATATTACTTTAACTCCGAGTGATCATGGGCTACACTTTCCATTAAGGTACAAGAAGGGCATTAAGTAGTCTATTAGCAAACATTTTATGTTGACATCCAAAGTAATGGAAGATTATATAGCGTAATGACTTCGTTTAAAAAAAACTGTGAAATCCCATTTCTAACTCTATGAGATTCATCAAAAATTGTACTTAGTACATGCAAAAGTTATGGTTAGCTGAAACATCGTGTAATTCTATCAATAATACGGTCAAATTATCACTCTCTTAAACTAACTACTTTCATCAATTTTTCGTAAGTGTTTCTTATTTCGACTTTCAAACCATCAGTTTGAAAGGTATTACCAAATGGAGTAACTGGAATTGGTAAGAAGCATTAAGATTGTGACTTTAAGAAGTTAAATAGGAGGTGATTGCAATTGTAGGAAAGCTTAGGAAGGTTAGTATAATTTGCATGTTTCCTTGTCTAGCGTATCAATCCATCATTGGTTATCCCATGAGCAACGTCCCACTGATTAGGATATTCCAGCCTCACCACCTCATCTAAAATGGGATTTTGTATTAAATGTAGACTTTATTTGTACATTGCAATGGAGTCGGGCCAAAGCCGAACTGCTTGGGTATAGAAAAATCTTAAAGCAGTCGTGATTTCAGACACACATTCGTCACCAAATACAAGAAAACGAAGCCTAATAAGTAGGCATGAATCATCATGCTTAAGTGGGCAAAAGATTATCTCCTCAATTTCAGAAAGCCACCCCATCAACCAGATATTTTTATTGGCAATTATTCCTTTCTTTCTACGTTAATTACAATGCTTGTCTGTAGAGTAAGAATTGACCCATGCTCTGTTTCCAGCTCTCATATATCTTTACTAATATAACGTAATAAGAAGTTCCGCAGTCAATTTTCCAAGGGTTCCACTCAATTGTTTCCTTTGGTGGTCCAATGCTTGTATATATATCAAAGTTTCTTATTTGTTCTTCAAATTGCATTCAGAAGCAAAATATCAATGATTTGCCTATAAGTAAACTAAAAAACAAAGAGAGAGTGAAAAGAAGTGAACCACAAATTTTCAACAAAGTGACTTTCTATAAGGTGAAAGCAAGAATAAGGATTCAATTCATGCACACAAACATGATATGACTGCTTAACTTGGCATActcttgtttattttttttttttttaaaactaggGATTGAGGTTTAAGAAGCAGAGAAGAGAAATAAGAGAATTGAATCGAATcacttataatttttaatttttgaaatttcaatcTTAACCATTAGACTGAAATCTTCCACGTAGACTGTTATGTAACTCGTTGGTTATTTATTGACCGAGATCGATTTGATTTTCATATCTAATTTTTTGAACGTAAATAAAGTACAAAAATTGTAACTAAAATTTTACTTGATTTTGAACCGGGCAAATTAGAT
Above is a genomic segment from Coffea eugenioides isolate CCC68of chromosome 5, Ceug_1.0, whole genome shotgun sequence containing:
- the LOC113770895 gene encoding uncharacterized protein LOC113770895, giving the protein MDAKALAKSKRAHSLHHSKKHHSSPTSKATPSSATSSSGKKPTNKQARDKPYQSQSSKALPTNWDRYEEEYGSGSEDSPQVSTGQASDVVVPKSKGADYAYLISEAKAQSQANSSSESFGLFDDFLDGFNQGLGPLLSVRGEHLLSRISNDVFPFDDKGTSSHEASFLSLNLHSLAEQLSKANLAERLFIEPDLLPPEMCTELYANNEKNPDELQATGSTKATESEFAGQPSSIISKENRNILLSQEYMSSNSSRVSQFSVPTSIDHRVDDLKEISGSTSVKLTSGVSIDSSSKKPSRFEAAKAEAELDMLLDSFGETKFFDSSWMAGESSQRSGQEEGSTFQSVSVAAQHVREGPDATYSGRMDAALDDSLDDILKDTSHLINTKAVSPLNEVKAASNEAPTASQPHSKSKILDDFDSWLDTI
- the LOC113770340 gene encoding glutaredoxin-C9-like, whose product is MQEALPYKTWLPMPRKESLLSLSIGKATSNGNSASSFHYLKSSKAELKDTIKENAVIVFGKRGCCMSHVVKRLLQGLGVNPPVYEVDDEDENEVIKELERINGGGGDDKDRGRVQFPAVFIGGQLFGGLDRIMATHITGELTPILKKAGALWL